In Osmia bicornis bicornis chromosome 1, iOsmBic2.1, whole genome shotgun sequence, the following proteins share a genomic window:
- the LOC114870959 gene encoding leukocyte tyrosine kinase receptor isoform X1 produces the protein MNRGTGAGVSSRNCQSEFHLSGKLLLRIIVSFCHITGTFCNREERMPRGTNDMQIPLSRATQLGHCDLEKSCDWSWDQNPGFERTKPPVRGRLGPITDASNSERGHFLWFTGGGKTQMWSVTIPPTGSRCVLELSSYQVEMRNGYINLVIITNNTSSIAAEKPGNNYAKWGATRFKLGTISQPHKLLLEMLLPNSNSSIAIDNIRLIDCFPESTPLGTACTKDMFRCNNGSCLNRTRVCDLTKDCADGEDEERDCEKIPENARCDFEHGWCGWRNVPGRPLNWTLHRGATPSEKTGPSYDHTYRNASGTYAYVNMSKRVEYGSRGTIESPLYNPTPPYSSDIKSPYYGSCQVRFFFHQYGVHSGSLALYLIQVKPHQNHSESLWWSYGDRSDVWYNHAVSLPDIRYRYFLEFEASRGYSSKGDVAIDDFSLSPECFGIGVPPEVVGNFNYYNPVIDSEKIPDQHADFVNETVIRIGTCGATGRTGPTPDQCADEYNKTGIELILPPPEMEDPFSFNLNGVQRWTAPRGGYYTLIGMGARGGKGSSGMGSTLGAMVRGVIELEKGEQLYFMVGQPGTDACPKNLGLRIDSCQGNGSVGVSLSPGSSSKVYDVRNIRIRDGGGGGGGATYIFTLKNYQEQHPVLVAAGGGGIGLGQFIDNGLQHGRGPAPPGRQPTSGIALSVEAGGPGGGWNGSSNTPPGQRTSAGTSLVWGGVGGIGCGPGNHSHGNGGFGGGGGGCLTGGGGGGYIGGDTGRKKPSNGEGGYSYASRELMHVHFRPGINHGPGEVYIIPAISGCGCDFRCVALDQYLSETKCLCPPGWLLSNDSRSCVMADDSKITHQTFMIWLIAMSVGLFLAFAALCLLLYNRYQNKKALLRRRQVMFGNGTELTSLRGVSDTMMTEFNPNYEFAGNLYSFKDLPQIPRDYITLVKPLGQGAFGEVFQGVYKYRRNEEHPVAVKTIPCSSRPETEADFMMEALIMSKFNHPNIVHFIGVSFDKNPKYIVLELLAGGNLKNFLREERPRADRSTSLTMLDLIMCGYDVAKGCKYMEEARFIHRDIAARNCLLTCKGPGRIVKIADFGMAKDIYRSDYYRKGGKAMLPIKWMPPESFLDGIFTTKTDVWAFGVLLWEIMSFGYIPYTGCTNREAMSMVTSGGRLEKPAGCPDPIYGIMTRCWHPRPEDRPSFATIVERMGYCLQDPDVINHPTPNFDILPICDREITIMRPDPETECINVQSELDACGYMQPRIIDPRSASQRMAQAAAGNPPISGNENPSKILQSTDRLQPRFLYNPYGSSADTSKQTCDGNTTHNDNENDHTENKQKDGGSTPEEKSVHRTSMDIENSGKLRNADNGNNRPAKTESRRSSTIDVTNADRRNGNDSVTDTNSDSLIVASSDTPPDTTNSSPNTRTCSPSHTGLNTSTNVNGMLKKNALKAALSLDPSALCRGTIPYEKIAFSPPPQRSSTPGSMELKKDPLGHELPREEECSC, from the exons ATGAACAGAGGTACGGGGGCCGGGGTGTCGAGCAGAAATTGTCAGAGTGAATTTCATCTGTCTGGCAAGCTATTGTTACGAATCATCGTCAGTTTCTGTCACATCACCGGCACCTTTTGTAATCGGGAAGAGAGGATGCCACGAGGGACCAACGACATGCAGATTCCTCTGAGCCGAGCGACTCAACTTGGACATTGCGATCTTGAGAAAAGCTGCGATTGGTCGTGGGATCAAAATCCGGGTTTCGAAAGAACCAAACCACCTGTGAGAGGAAGATTGGGGCCTATTACCGATGCCAGTAATTCAGAGAGAG gTCACTTCTTGTGGTTCACTGGTGGAGGAAAGACCCAAATGTGGTCCGTAACTATTCCTCCAACTGGCTCCCGTTGTGTACTAGAATTATCATCATACCAAGTCGAAATGAGAAATGGTTACATAAATTTGGTCATAATCACTAATAATACGAGTTCCATCGCTGCGGAGAAGCCAGGAAATAATTATGCAAA ATGGGGTGCAACACGATTCAAATTGGGTACAATTAGTCAACCtcataaattattattggaaATGCTGTTACCCAATTCTAACTCTAGCATTGCTATTGATAACATTCGCCTAATTGATTGTTTCCCgg AATCAACACCGCTAGGAACGGCATGTACGAAAGACATGTTCCGCTGTAATAATGGTTCCTGTTTAAACAGAACACGTGTTTGCGACCTAACTAAAGACTGCGCCGACGGCGAAGACGAGGAACGCGACTGCG AGAAAATACCAGAGAATGCCAGATGCGATTTTGAACATGGATGGTGTGGTTGGAGAAATGTACCTGGAAGACCTTTAAATTGGACTTTGCATCGTGGTGCTACTCCTTCTGAGAAAACTGGTCCTAGTTATGATCATACATACCGCAATGCCtctg GAACATAtgcatatgtaaatatgtCAAAAAGAGTGGAATATGGCAGTCGAGGCACCATAGAGAGTCCTTTATACAATCCGACACCCCCCTACAGTAGTGATATAAAGAGTCCATACTATGGATCTTGTCAA GTACGTTTCTTTTTCCACCAATACGGTGTACACAGTGGTTCCCTTGCGCTATACCTGATTCAAGTAAAACCACATCAGAATCATTCTGAATCTCTATGGTGGTCTTATGGGGATAGAAGCGACGTGTGGTATAACCATGCTGTCTCTCTGCCTGATATTAGATACAG GTACTTCTTGGAGTTCGAAGCAAGCAGAGGGTATTCTTCCAAGGGTGATGTAGCCATTGATGATTTTTCTCTGAGCCCAGAATGTTTTGGAATTG GGGTTCCACCGGAAGTCGTTGggaatttcaattattacaaCCCAGTTATTGATTCAGAAAAGATTCCTGATCAGCATGCTGATTTTGTCAACGAAACTg TTATAAGAATCGGTACCTGCGGTGCAACCGGAAGGACAGGTCCTACACCGGACCAATGTGCCgatgaatataataaaacaggaattgaattaatattacCTCCGCCGGAAATGGAAGATCCATTTTCCTTCAACTTAAACGGTGTTCAAAGATGGACAGCGCCTCGTGGAGGATATTACAC atTGATAGGAATGGGTGCTCGAGGAGGAAAAGGTTCCAGTGGCATGGGAAGCACCTTGGGCGCTATGGTCCGAGGAGTAATTGAACTAGAAAAGGGCgaacaattatatttcatgGTTGGACAACCAGGAACTGACGCATGCCCCAAa aatttagGATTGAGAATAGATAGTTGTCAAGGTAATGGATCTGTTGGAGTGTCTTTATCTCCCGGAAGTTCCTCTAAAGTATACGACGTAAGAAACATAAGAATCAGGGATGGGGGTGGAGGTGGTGGTGGAGCAACCTATATCTTCACA CTAAAAAATTATCAAGAACAGCATCCGGTGCTCGTAGCAGCCGGAGGTGGGGGCATAGGCTTAGGACAGTTTATAGATAATGGTCTCCAGCATGGTCGAGGACCTGCGCCCCCTGGAAGACAACCGACTTCCGGTATAGCTCTTTCGGTAGAAGCAG GTGGACCTGGAGGCGGGTGGAACGGGTCATCAAATACCCCTCCGGGTCAACGAACTTCTGCTGGCACCTCGTTGGTCTGGGGAGGCGTAGGAGGAATTGGCTGCGGTCCTGGAAACCACAGTCATGGAAATGGAGGATTCGGTGGGGGAGGAGGTGGATGTCTGACAGGAGGGGGTGGTGGCGGCTACATAG GTGGCGATACGGGTCGCAAGAAACCCAGCAACGGCGAAGGCGGCTACTCCTACGCCAGTCGGGAGCTTATGCACGTCCATTTCCGGCCAGGAATAAATCACGGCCCCGGAGAGGTCTACATTATTCCGGCTATCAGTGGCTGCGGGTGTGACTTCCGGTGCGTCGCCCTGGATCAGTACCTCAGTGAGACAAAGTGTCTCTGTCCACCGGGATGGTTATTGAGCAATGATTCCAGATCATGTGTCA TGGCTGATGACTCCAAGATAACTCATCAGACGTTCATGATTTGGCTCATTGCTATGAGCGTTGGCTTATTCCTTGCATTCGCTGCTCTCTGTCTGCTACTTT ATAATCGTTATCAAAACAAAAAGGCCTTACTACGCCGACGACAAGTCATGTTTGGTAATGGTACAGAGTTGACATCATTGCGTGGTGTTTCTGATACCATGATGACTGAGTTCAATCCGAACTATGAGTTTGCTGGGAATCTATATAGCTTTAAGGATCTACCGCAGATACCTCGTGATTATATTACTCTGGTAAA ACCACTTGGACAAGGCGCTTTCGGCGAAGTGTTCCAAGGTGTCTATAAATACAGACGTAATGAAGAACACCCAGTTGCTGTGAAAACTATACCGTGTTCATCAAGGCCTGAAACCGAAGCTGACTTTATGATGGAAGCTCTGATTATGAGCAAATTTAATCACCCTAATATTGTACACTTTATTGGAGTTTCCTTTGATAAAAACCCCAAATATATTGTGCTGGAATTACTTGCTggtggaaatttgaaaaattttcttcgGGAAGAGAGGCCACGCGCG GATCGATCCACCTCCCTGACAATGCTGGACTTAATAATGTGCGGCTATGACGTGGCCAAGGGCTGCAAATACATGGAGGAGGCCCGTTTCATACACCGAGACATCGCGGCCAGGAATTGTCTGCTCACCTGCAAAGGACCCGGTCGCATAGTGAAGATCGCCGAttttggaatggcgaaagatATTTATAGAAGTGATTACTATAGGAAAGGAGGCAAGGCCATGCTGCCCATCAAATGGATGCCTCCAGAGAGCTTTCTGGACGGTATATTTACCACGAAGACTGATGTCTG GGCTTTCGGTGTTCTCCTATGGGAAATCATGTCCTTTGGATATATACCTTATACTGGGTGCACTAATAGAGAAGCGATGTCTATGGTGACGTCAGGGGGGCGTCTGGAAAAACCAGCGGGTTGTCCTGATCCTATTTATGGAATAATGACCCGGTGCTGGCACCCACGACCAGAAGATAGGCCTAGTTTTGCAACCATTGTTGAAAGAATGGGTTACTGTTTACAA GATCCAGATGTCATAAATCATCCAACGCCTAATTTTGATATTCTACCCATCTGTGATCGAGAAATAACCATCATGAGACCGGATCCGGAGACCGAGTGCATTAACGTCCAATCAGAA CTGGATGCTTGTGGATACATGCAGCCTAGAATTATTGACCCACGATCAGCGAGTCAACGAATGGCGCAGGCAGCTGCTGGTAATCCGCCTATTTCGGGAAACGAAAATCCATCAAAAATCCTGCAATCTACTGATCGCTTGCAACCACGATTTCTATACAATCCGTATGGGTCTAGTGCTGATACCTCTAAACAAACCTGCGACGGAAATACCACTCATAATGATAATGAGAATGATCACACCGAG AACAAACAAAAGGATGGCGGTTCAACTCCTGAAGAGAAAAGCGTACATCGAACTTCAATGGACATCGAAAATAGTGGTAAGTTAAGAAATGCAGACAATGGTAACAACCGTCCAGCAAAGACGGAGAGCCGTCGAAGCAGCACCATTGACGTGACCAACGCGGACCGAAGAAATGGTAACGACAGTGTAACGGATACTAACTCGGACTCCTTGATCGTCGCTTCCTCTGATACACCGCCTGACACAACGAATTCGTCACCGAACACGCGTACTTGCTCCCCTAGTCACACCGGCCTAAACACAAGCACCAATGTTAATGGaatgttaaagaaaaatgcCCTGAAAGCTGCCCTCAGTTTGGATCCTAGTGCCCTGTGTCGTGGCACAATACCCTATGAGAAAATTGCATTCTCACCACCTCCACAACGCTCAAGCACTCCCGGAAGTATGGAATTAAAGAAG GATCCTCTGGGTCACGAGCTACCAAGGGAAGAGGAATGCTCCTGCTGA
- the LOC114870959 gene encoding leukocyte tyrosine kinase receptor isoform X2: MNRGTGAGVSSRNCQSEFHLSGKLLLRIIVSFCHITGTFCNREERMPRGTNDMQIPLSRATQLGHCDLEKSCDWSWDQNPGFERTKPPVRGRLGPITDASNSERGHFLWFTGGGKTQMWSVTIPPTGSRCVLELSSYQVEMRNGYINLVIITNNTSSIAAEKPGNNYAKWGATRFKLGTISQPHKLLLEMLLPNSNSSIAIDNIRLIDCFPESTPLGTACTKDMFRCNNGSCLNRTRVCDLTKDCADGEDEERDCEKIPENARCDFEHGWCGWRNVPGRPLNWTLHRGATPSEKTGPSYDHTYRNASGTYAYVNMSKRVEYGSRGTIESPLYNPTPPYSSDIKSPYYGSCQVRFFFHQYGVHSGSLALYLIQVKPHQNHSESLWWSYGDRSDVWYNHAVSLPDIRYRYFLEFEASRGYSSKGDVAIDDFSLSPECFGIGVPPEVVGNFNYYNPVIDSEKIPDQHADFVNETVIRIGTCGATGRTGPTPDQCADEYNKTGIELILPPPEMEDPFSFNLNGVQRWTAPRGGYYTLIGMGARGGKGSSGMGSTLGAMVRGVIELEKGEQLYFMVGQPGTDACPKNLGLRIDSCQGNGSVGVSLSPGSSSKVYDVRNIRIRDGGGGGGGATYIFTLKNYQEQHPVLVAAGGGGIGLGQFIDNGLQHGRGPAPPGRQPTSGIALSVEAGGPGGGWNGSSNTPPGQRTSAGTSLVWGGVGGIGCGPGNHSHGNGGFGGGGGGCLTGGGGGGYIGGDTGRKKPSNGEGGYSYASRELMHVHFRPGINHGPGEVYIIPAISGCGCDFRCVALDQYLSETKCLCPPGWLLSNDSRSCVMADDSKITHQTFMIWLIAMSVGLFLAFAALCLLLYNRYQNKKALLRRRQVMFGNGTELTSLRGVSDTMMTEFNPNYEFAGNLYSFKDLPQIPRDYITLVKPLGQGAFGEVFQGVYKYRRNEEHPVAVKTIPCSSRPETEADFMMEALIMSKFNHPNIVHFIGVSFDKNPKYIVLELLAGGNLKNFLREERPRADRSTSLTMLDLIMCGYDVAKGCKYMEEARFIHRDIAARNCLLTCKGPGRIVKIADFGMAKDIYRSDYYRKGGKAMLPIKWMPPESFLDGIFTTKTDVWAFGVLLWEIMSFGYIPYTGCTNREAMSMVTSGGRLEKPAGCPDPIYGIMTRCWHPRPEDRPSFATIVERMGYCLQDPDVINHPTPNFDILPICDREITIMRPDPETECINVQSELDACGYMQPRIIDPRSASQRMAQAAAGNPPISGNENPSKILQSTDRLQPRFLYNPYGSSADTSKQTCDGNTTHNDNENDHTENKQKDGGSTPEEKSVHRTSMDIENSGKLRNADNGNNRPAKTESRRSSTIDVTNADRRNGNDSVTDTNSDSLIVASSDTPPDTTNSSPNTRTCSPSHTGLNTSTNVNGMLKKNALKAALSLDPSALCRGTIPYEKIAFSPPPQRSSTPGSMELKKFYV; the protein is encoded by the exons ATGAACAGAGGTACGGGGGCCGGGGTGTCGAGCAGAAATTGTCAGAGTGAATTTCATCTGTCTGGCAAGCTATTGTTACGAATCATCGTCAGTTTCTGTCACATCACCGGCACCTTTTGTAATCGGGAAGAGAGGATGCCACGAGGGACCAACGACATGCAGATTCCTCTGAGCCGAGCGACTCAACTTGGACATTGCGATCTTGAGAAAAGCTGCGATTGGTCGTGGGATCAAAATCCGGGTTTCGAAAGAACCAAACCACCTGTGAGAGGAAGATTGGGGCCTATTACCGATGCCAGTAATTCAGAGAGAG gTCACTTCTTGTGGTTCACTGGTGGAGGAAAGACCCAAATGTGGTCCGTAACTATTCCTCCAACTGGCTCCCGTTGTGTACTAGAATTATCATCATACCAAGTCGAAATGAGAAATGGTTACATAAATTTGGTCATAATCACTAATAATACGAGTTCCATCGCTGCGGAGAAGCCAGGAAATAATTATGCAAA ATGGGGTGCAACACGATTCAAATTGGGTACAATTAGTCAACCtcataaattattattggaaATGCTGTTACCCAATTCTAACTCTAGCATTGCTATTGATAACATTCGCCTAATTGATTGTTTCCCgg AATCAACACCGCTAGGAACGGCATGTACGAAAGACATGTTCCGCTGTAATAATGGTTCCTGTTTAAACAGAACACGTGTTTGCGACCTAACTAAAGACTGCGCCGACGGCGAAGACGAGGAACGCGACTGCG AGAAAATACCAGAGAATGCCAGATGCGATTTTGAACATGGATGGTGTGGTTGGAGAAATGTACCTGGAAGACCTTTAAATTGGACTTTGCATCGTGGTGCTACTCCTTCTGAGAAAACTGGTCCTAGTTATGATCATACATACCGCAATGCCtctg GAACATAtgcatatgtaaatatgtCAAAAAGAGTGGAATATGGCAGTCGAGGCACCATAGAGAGTCCTTTATACAATCCGACACCCCCCTACAGTAGTGATATAAAGAGTCCATACTATGGATCTTGTCAA GTACGTTTCTTTTTCCACCAATACGGTGTACACAGTGGTTCCCTTGCGCTATACCTGATTCAAGTAAAACCACATCAGAATCATTCTGAATCTCTATGGTGGTCTTATGGGGATAGAAGCGACGTGTGGTATAACCATGCTGTCTCTCTGCCTGATATTAGATACAG GTACTTCTTGGAGTTCGAAGCAAGCAGAGGGTATTCTTCCAAGGGTGATGTAGCCATTGATGATTTTTCTCTGAGCCCAGAATGTTTTGGAATTG GGGTTCCACCGGAAGTCGTTGggaatttcaattattacaaCCCAGTTATTGATTCAGAAAAGATTCCTGATCAGCATGCTGATTTTGTCAACGAAACTg TTATAAGAATCGGTACCTGCGGTGCAACCGGAAGGACAGGTCCTACACCGGACCAATGTGCCgatgaatataataaaacaggaattgaattaatattacCTCCGCCGGAAATGGAAGATCCATTTTCCTTCAACTTAAACGGTGTTCAAAGATGGACAGCGCCTCGTGGAGGATATTACAC atTGATAGGAATGGGTGCTCGAGGAGGAAAAGGTTCCAGTGGCATGGGAAGCACCTTGGGCGCTATGGTCCGAGGAGTAATTGAACTAGAAAAGGGCgaacaattatatttcatgGTTGGACAACCAGGAACTGACGCATGCCCCAAa aatttagGATTGAGAATAGATAGTTGTCAAGGTAATGGATCTGTTGGAGTGTCTTTATCTCCCGGAAGTTCCTCTAAAGTATACGACGTAAGAAACATAAGAATCAGGGATGGGGGTGGAGGTGGTGGTGGAGCAACCTATATCTTCACA CTAAAAAATTATCAAGAACAGCATCCGGTGCTCGTAGCAGCCGGAGGTGGGGGCATAGGCTTAGGACAGTTTATAGATAATGGTCTCCAGCATGGTCGAGGACCTGCGCCCCCTGGAAGACAACCGACTTCCGGTATAGCTCTTTCGGTAGAAGCAG GTGGACCTGGAGGCGGGTGGAACGGGTCATCAAATACCCCTCCGGGTCAACGAACTTCTGCTGGCACCTCGTTGGTCTGGGGAGGCGTAGGAGGAATTGGCTGCGGTCCTGGAAACCACAGTCATGGAAATGGAGGATTCGGTGGGGGAGGAGGTGGATGTCTGACAGGAGGGGGTGGTGGCGGCTACATAG GTGGCGATACGGGTCGCAAGAAACCCAGCAACGGCGAAGGCGGCTACTCCTACGCCAGTCGGGAGCTTATGCACGTCCATTTCCGGCCAGGAATAAATCACGGCCCCGGAGAGGTCTACATTATTCCGGCTATCAGTGGCTGCGGGTGTGACTTCCGGTGCGTCGCCCTGGATCAGTACCTCAGTGAGACAAAGTGTCTCTGTCCACCGGGATGGTTATTGAGCAATGATTCCAGATCATGTGTCA TGGCTGATGACTCCAAGATAACTCATCAGACGTTCATGATTTGGCTCATTGCTATGAGCGTTGGCTTATTCCTTGCATTCGCTGCTCTCTGTCTGCTACTTT ATAATCGTTATCAAAACAAAAAGGCCTTACTACGCCGACGACAAGTCATGTTTGGTAATGGTACAGAGTTGACATCATTGCGTGGTGTTTCTGATACCATGATGACTGAGTTCAATCCGAACTATGAGTTTGCTGGGAATCTATATAGCTTTAAGGATCTACCGCAGATACCTCGTGATTATATTACTCTGGTAAA ACCACTTGGACAAGGCGCTTTCGGCGAAGTGTTCCAAGGTGTCTATAAATACAGACGTAATGAAGAACACCCAGTTGCTGTGAAAACTATACCGTGTTCATCAAGGCCTGAAACCGAAGCTGACTTTATGATGGAAGCTCTGATTATGAGCAAATTTAATCACCCTAATATTGTACACTTTATTGGAGTTTCCTTTGATAAAAACCCCAAATATATTGTGCTGGAATTACTTGCTggtggaaatttgaaaaattttcttcgGGAAGAGAGGCCACGCGCG GATCGATCCACCTCCCTGACAATGCTGGACTTAATAATGTGCGGCTATGACGTGGCCAAGGGCTGCAAATACATGGAGGAGGCCCGTTTCATACACCGAGACATCGCGGCCAGGAATTGTCTGCTCACCTGCAAAGGACCCGGTCGCATAGTGAAGATCGCCGAttttggaatggcgaaagatATTTATAGAAGTGATTACTATAGGAAAGGAGGCAAGGCCATGCTGCCCATCAAATGGATGCCTCCAGAGAGCTTTCTGGACGGTATATTTACCACGAAGACTGATGTCTG GGCTTTCGGTGTTCTCCTATGGGAAATCATGTCCTTTGGATATATACCTTATACTGGGTGCACTAATAGAGAAGCGATGTCTATGGTGACGTCAGGGGGGCGTCTGGAAAAACCAGCGGGTTGTCCTGATCCTATTTATGGAATAATGACCCGGTGCTGGCACCCACGACCAGAAGATAGGCCTAGTTTTGCAACCATTGTTGAAAGAATGGGTTACTGTTTACAA GATCCAGATGTCATAAATCATCCAACGCCTAATTTTGATATTCTACCCATCTGTGATCGAGAAATAACCATCATGAGACCGGATCCGGAGACCGAGTGCATTAACGTCCAATCAGAA CTGGATGCTTGTGGATACATGCAGCCTAGAATTATTGACCCACGATCAGCGAGTCAACGAATGGCGCAGGCAGCTGCTGGTAATCCGCCTATTTCGGGAAACGAAAATCCATCAAAAATCCTGCAATCTACTGATCGCTTGCAACCACGATTTCTATACAATCCGTATGGGTCTAGTGCTGATACCTCTAAACAAACCTGCGACGGAAATACCACTCATAATGATAATGAGAATGATCACACCGAG AACAAACAAAAGGATGGCGGTTCAACTCCTGAAGAGAAAAGCGTACATCGAACTTCAATGGACATCGAAAATAGTGGTAAGTTAAGAAATGCAGACAATGGTAACAACCGTCCAGCAAAGACGGAGAGCCGTCGAAGCAGCACCATTGACGTGACCAACGCGGACCGAAGAAATGGTAACGACAGTGTAACGGATACTAACTCGGACTCCTTGATCGTCGCTTCCTCTGATACACCGCCTGACACAACGAATTCGTCACCGAACACGCGTACTTGCTCCCCTAGTCACACCGGCCTAAACACAAGCACCAATGTTAATGGaatgttaaagaaaaatgcCCTGAAAGCTGCCCTCAGTTTGGATCCTAGTGCCCTGTGTCGTGGCACAATACCCTATGAGAAAATTGCATTCTCACCACCTCCACAACGCTCAAGCACTCCCGGAAGTATGGAATTAAAGAAG TTCTATGTATGA
- the LOC114883199 gene encoding galactokinase-like: MKPYLSNNVLDKIPKTSSIDDLKTKAEEEFTKYYGTYPTCAVYAPGSLTIGGKNRNVESKSLSMAVQLVTVVVGKRSHGNKWCYVKTMAEEIVGSKVFDIYLNTESLEISTEESLWVRYVKGTIQSFKTRRANVPGFKIVIASNVPMKRGLGSSSALVVALYTFLEAITNTYTGNILEKTLACYLAERLAANPCRVHLGDILTSIIGIEDKIFCFNPKSLHFKTYNWDSKDVYFIFIECGKKEWSPFCTEMKNKEMLTLINTRSKWRTHPLPDSMIQLLFSQETIKMVNDINIENDRIKNMIEKIESEEWEHLGRI, encoded by the exons ATGAAACCATATTTAAGCAATAATGTTCTGGACAAAATTCCAAAAACGTCCAGCATCGatgatttaaaaacaaaagcTGAGGaagaatttacaaaatattatgGAACTTACCCAACCTGTGCCGTGTACGCACCCGGAAGTCTGACAATAGGCGGGAAAAACCGAAATGTAGAGAGCAAATCATTGTCCATG GCCGTTCAACTTGTCACTGTGGTAGTTGGCAAACGAAGTCATGGAAATAAATGGTGTTACGTTAAAACAATGGCAGAGGAAATAGTCGGTAGTAAAGTATTCGACATTTATTTGAACACCGAGTCACTTGAAATATCAACGGAAGAAAGTTTGTGGGTACGATATGTAAAGGGAACGATACAAAGTTTCAAGACCAGACGAG CAAACGTTCCCGGATTTAAAATCGTAATCGCGTCCAACGTGCCGATGAAACGTGGTCTTGGAAGTAGCTCCGCCTTGGTCGTCGCCTTATACACGTTTCTCGAGGCGATCACGAACACGTACACGGGCAACATTCTCGAAAAAACATTGGCATGCTACTTAGCTGAGAGATTGGCAGCAAACCCATGCCGAGTCCATCTGGGTGACATTTTGACCTCGATCATAGGAATCGAAGACAAAATATTCTGTTTCAATCCAAAATCTCTCCACTTCAAAACCTACAACTGGGATTCCAAGGacgtttattttatattcatagaatgtggaaaaaaagaatggtCACCATTTTGtacagaaatgaaaaataaagaaatgttgACTTTGATAAATACTAGATCTAAATGGCGAACACATCCTCTTCCTGATTCAATGATCCAGCTCCTTTTTTCCCAAGAAACTATAAAAATGGTcaatgatattaatattgaaaatgataGAATCAAAAATATgattgaaaaaattgaatcaGAGGAATGGGAACATTTGG gccgtatttaa
- the LOC114883179 gene encoding sialomucin core protein 24-like, with amino-acid sequence MRLIHITIFLATTICCIAGKEAVAAPQDKEIKGQQTTDTTNTVPKIYPNTEASNITANINKTNSNITAPAAKNITEDPAPAIIETTPNTAIPNNITTDSAPSVSSLPPTKIVPTITTTNTTKIIPPVTTNMPVPTVTDSPSTVPPPPATTAVPASTKQAPPSPSKERHFDGLSFLGGIILATSLMAIGALSWKFYRTFNERNYRTL; translated from the exons ATGAGATTAATTCATATAACCATCTTTCTGGCTACAACAATTTGTTGTATTGCGGGTAAGGAGG CTGTTGCAGCACCACAAGACAAGGAAATTAAGGGTCAGCAGACAACGGATACAACCAATACTGTTCCTAAAATTTATCCTAACACTGAAGCTTCTAACATTACTgctaatattaataaaactaaCAGCAATATCACTGCTCCTGCTGCTAAGAATATTACAGAAGATCCTGCTCCTGCTATCATTGAAACTACACCTAACACTGCTATTCCTAATAACATTACCACTGATTCAGCTCCGTCTGTTTCTTCCTTACCACCAACTAAAATTGTGCCAACAATAACTACAACAAACACTACAAAAATAATACCTCCAGTAACAACTAACATGCCTGTACCCACGGTTACTGACAGTCCATCAACAGTTCCACCTCCACCTGCAACAACAGCAGTTCCAGCGTCAACAAAACAAGCTCCTCCATCACCATCCAAGGAAAGACACTTTGATGGGCTCAGTTTCTTAG GAGGAATTATTTTGGCTACATCTTTGATGGCTATTGGCGCACTTTCATGGAAATTCTATAGGACATTCAACGAACGGAACTATCGCACTCTATGA